The Deltaproteobacteria bacterium genome has a window encoding:
- a CDS encoding PIG-L family deacetylase has protein sequence MTQKEIILIIASHPDDEILGCGGTIAKYSRQGAEVYPVILAEGATSRGLTKGLNRNSKKNPELKNLKEAAKNAAKILGTEIPIFLNFPDNQLDKIPLLKIIQKIEPIIKKIKPNILWTHHGYDINIDHQITHQAAITAARALPGSSIQQILFFETPSSTDYQIQSTQTAFLAQWFEDITSTLELKMKALEAYHLEMRAWPHLRSYEAIEALAKYRGAMAGFCAAEAFMLGRKMVA, from the coding sequence ATGACCCAAAAAGAAATAATACTTATTATTGCCTCCCATCCCGATGACGAAATACTCGGTTGTGGGGGAACGATTGCAAAATATTCACGGCAGGGAGCTGAAGTTTATCCTGTCATTTTAGCTGAGGGAGCAACCTCCAGAGGCTTAACCAAGGGGTTAAATAGAAACTCAAAAAAAAATCCCGAATTGAAAAATTTAAAAGAAGCAGCCAAAAATGCAGCTAAAATTTTGGGGACAGAGATTCCCATTTTTTTAAACTTTCCAGACAACCAACTTGATAAAATTCCTCTATTAAAAATTATTCAAAAAATTGAACCTATCATAAAAAAAATAAAACCTAATATTCTGTGGACCCACCATGGCTATGATATCAACATCGACCACCAAATTACTCATCAAGCTGCCATCACTGCGGCTCGTGCCTTGCCCGGATCATCCATTCAACAAATATTATTTTTTGAAACCCCTTCTAGTACAGACTACCAAATTCAAAGCACCCAAACTGCTTTTTTGGCCCAATGGTTTGAAGATATCACTTCTACTCTTGAGTTAAAAATGAAAGCACTGGAAGCCTACCACCTGGAGATGAGGGCCTGGCCTCATTTACGATCTTATGAAGCCATCGAGGCCTTGGCAAAATATCGGGGAGCTATGGCCGGATTTTGTGCAGCCGAAGCGTTTATGTTGGGAAGGAAAATGGTCGCCTGA
- a CDS encoding class I SAM-dependent methyltransferase, producing MTFSNEWNERYQENTHLSIFPWSDLVSLVMRNASSLKKSFRVLEIGCGAGANIPLFMHLEADYYAIEGSSHIVEKLKLQYPQLKGKILAGDFTQPLPFEGPFQLIIDRGALTHNATAAILSTIKRLYDLLDVNGKFIGVDWFSTEHSEYPKGLPEEDIYTRSHFTKGQFAKLGRVHFSDVQHLKDLFKIFHIEYLAHKIKKQLIPDQSFTLATWDLVATKI from the coding sequence ATGACTTTTTCAAATGAATGGAATGAACGCTATCAAGAAAACACACACCTCAGTATTTTCCCTTGGTCCGATTTGGTATCCCTAGTAATGCGCAATGCTTCGTCTCTGAAAAAGAGTTTTAGAGTTTTGGAAATAGGTTGTGGGGCCGGGGCAAATATTCCATTATTCATGCATCTTGAAGCCGATTATTATGCAATTGAGGGGAGTTCACACATAGTAGAAAAATTAAAGCTGCAATACCCCCAACTCAAGGGGAAAATTTTAGCAGGAGATTTTACTCAACCGCTTCCTTTCGAGGGGCCGTTTCAACTCATTATTGACAGAGGGGCTCTGACTCACAACGCCACTGCAGCAATTTTATCTACCATAAAAAGATTATACGACTTGCTCGATGTTAACGGGAAGTTTATCGGGGTAGATTGGTTTTCAACCGAACACAGTGAATATCCCAAAGGGCTTCCAGAGGAAGATATTTATACACGAAGCCACTTCACAAAAGGTCAGTTTGCCAAATTGGGGCGCGTACACTTTTCTGATGTACAACACCTAAAAGATTTGTTTAAAATTTTTCACATTGAATACTTGGCTCACAAAATAAAAAAACAACTCATCCCCGATCAATCCTTCACTCTTGCCACTTGGGATTTGGTTGCGACAAAAATTTAA
- a CDS encoding WbqC family protein, with protein sequence MRISVHQPAYLPWLGYLEKIKRSDVFVFLDTVQFEKNSFINRNKIKTPQGALWLTIPVLVKGHTQSNLSETRIDSTQAWKDKHLKTIQQNYRKAPFFEANYPKLQQLYQRNFDFLSDLCFEHLLFWLQELQIQSHLVRSSNISISGDKSDLILNLCQHFSATHYLSGALGKNYLEEKKFKEQGIQVEYQNFLPTKYPQLYGNFIPCLSILDAWMNVSNTEFSSLN encoded by the coding sequence ATGAGGATCTCGGTGCACCAACCTGCTTATCTGCCTTGGCTGGGCTATCTGGAAAAAATTAAGCGTAGTGATGTCTTTGTTTTTTTAGATACCGTCCAATTTGAAAAAAACAGTTTCATCAATCGCAACAAAATCAAAACTCCTCAAGGGGCCTTGTGGCTAACGATTCCTGTACTTGTGAAAGGCCATACCCAATCTAATCTGAGCGAAACCCGTATTGATTCCACTCAAGCTTGGAAAGATAAACATTTAAAAACTATTCAGCAAAACTATCGCAAAGCTCCTTTTTTTGAAGCAAACTATCCAAAACTGCAACAGCTGTATCAAAGGAACTTCGATTTCCTTTCGGATTTATGTTTTGAACACTTGCTTTTTTGGCTTCAAGAGCTTCAAATTCAGTCTCACTTAGTGCGAAGCAGCAATATTTCGATTTCGGGAGATAAATCGGATCTGATTCTGAATCTTTGCCAACATTTTTCAGCCACGCATTACTTATCGGGGGCTTTGGGTAAGAATTATCTGGAAGAAAAAAAATTTAAAGAGCAAGGGATCCAAGTGGAATATCAAAATTTTTTACCTACGAAATACCCTCAACTCTACGGTAATTTTATACCTTGCTTGAGTATTTTAGATGCCTGGATGAATGTTTCAAACACTGAATTTTCATCTTTAAATTAA